A window of the Streptomyces luomodiensis genome harbors these coding sequences:
- a CDS encoding LacI family DNA-binding transcriptional regulator: protein MTPAHRDRAQPGALGLVLARSTRLLGVEPFFMEFITGMEERLVTRDMSVLLHVVPTYEEEIAAYRRWTEGGLVDAVAVVNLIEGDRRPAVLRELGLPAVLVGTWRDDPGVPAVRTDDRGPVRDAMARLAELGHRVIARVAGPRSLLHTQARNAAQEEECREAGIEAVVVEGDYTAESGARLTAELLKRNPRPTAILYDNDVMAVAGLATAKELGLDVPADLSLIAWDDSTLCRLASPPLTTMTVDVHRYGVLVAEAALDHIDGRPATERWSPTAHFVQRGTTGSAPGQVE from the coding sequence ATGACCCCTGCCCACCGCGACCGCGCCCAGCCGGGCGCCCTGGGCCTCGTCCTCGCGCGCTCGACCCGCCTGCTCGGCGTGGAGCCGTTCTTCATGGAGTTCATCACCGGGATGGAGGAGCGCCTGGTGACGCGAGACATGTCAGTGCTGCTCCATGTCGTCCCGACGTACGAGGAGGAGATCGCTGCCTATCGCCGGTGGACGGAGGGAGGTCTGGTCGACGCGGTGGCCGTGGTCAACCTCATCGAGGGTGACCGCAGACCGGCTGTCCTGCGGGAGTTGGGCCTGCCGGCAGTCCTCGTCGGCACCTGGCGGGACGACCCCGGAGTGCCAGCCGTGCGTACCGACGACCGCGGCCCCGTCCGCGACGCCATGGCCCGGCTGGCGGAACTCGGACACCGCGTCATCGCTCGTGTCGCGGGACCACGGTCCCTCCTGCACACCCAGGCCCGCAACGCTGCGCAGGAGGAGGAGTGCCGGGAGGCGGGCATCGAGGCGGTGGTCGTCGAAGGCGACTACACGGCCGAGTCCGGGGCCCGGCTCACCGCCGAACTGCTCAAGCGGAACCCCCGGCCCACGGCGATCCTCTACGACAACGACGTGATGGCGGTCGCCGGACTGGCCACGGCCAAGGAACTGGGCCTGGACGTCCCCGCTGATCTGTCACTGATCGCCTGGGACGACTCCACTCTCTGCCGACTGGCCTCGCCACCACTGACGACCATGACCGTGGACGTACACCGCTACGGCGTACTGGTCGCCGAAGCCGCCCTGGACCACATCGACGGCCGGCCCGCCACCGAGCGCTGGTCCCCGACGGCCCACTTCGTGCAACGCGGAACGACGGGGTCTGCGCCCGGCCAGGTGGAGTGA
- a CDS encoding glycosyltransferase family 2 protein, which produces MLLEKRVFEHRRPILSVVVPCYNEVEVLTHTRARLDRVLKELVGVECEQIYVDDGSTDGTWQVIDRLARQSDSVRAVKLSRNFGHQSACLAGLREASGDAVVLIDADLQDPPELIPEMVALWWDGWSVVSARRRSRAGETLFKKASAYVFYRTLNLVSDHPLALDTGDFRLLDREVAALLGETTDKNAYLRGAVSWLGFPETGVAYDRESRHAGESKYTLRKMLELSRRGLLAHSSVPLRLPAYLGTIALAGGLARAAVRRDVRLLAGPGAFGAQALALGIVGEYLQTVLRQVQARPAYIVERRIGATAPCLRAEERVAL; this is translated from the coding sequence GTGTTACTGGAGAAACGCGTCTTCGAACACCGGCGACCGATCCTCAGCGTCGTCGTCCCCTGCTACAACGAGGTGGAGGTGCTGACCCACACCCGTGCCCGCCTTGACCGGGTTCTGAAAGAGCTCGTCGGCGTGGAGTGCGAGCAGATCTACGTGGACGATGGCAGTACGGACGGAACGTGGCAGGTCATCGACCGCCTGGCGCGGCAGTCGGACTCCGTCCGGGCCGTGAAACTGAGCCGGAACTTCGGTCATCAGTCCGCTTGCCTGGCCGGTCTGCGGGAAGCCTCCGGAGACGCGGTCGTCCTGATCGACGCGGATCTGCAGGATCCACCGGAGCTGATACCGGAAATGGTGGCGCTGTGGTGGGACGGCTGGTCCGTAGTGTCCGCGCGGCGCCGTAGCCGCGCGGGGGAGACGCTGTTCAAGAAGGCCAGTGCGTACGTGTTCTACCGCACGCTGAACCTGGTGTCCGACCATCCACTCGCTCTGGATACCGGGGACTTCCGGTTGCTGGATCGTGAGGTGGCCGCACTCCTCGGGGAGACGACGGACAAAAACGCATACCTGCGCGGCGCGGTGAGCTGGCTCGGCTTCCCGGAGACCGGTGTGGCGTACGACCGGGAGTCCCGGCACGCGGGCGAGTCCAAGTACACCCTGCGGAAGATGCTCGAGCTGTCCCGGCGCGGGCTGCTGGCCCACTCGTCGGTGCCCCTCCGTCTGCCCGCCTACCTGGGCACAATCGCGTTGGCCGGCGGACTGGCCCGCGCCGCGGTCCGACGTGACGTCAGACTGCTGGCCGGCCCGGGTGCCTTCGGCGCCCAGGCGCTCGCGCTCGGCATCGTGGGCGAGTATCTGCAGACGGTGTTACGGCAGGTGCAGGCCAGACCGGCCTACATCGTCGAGCGGCGTATCGGAGCGACCGCCCCGTGCCTCCGTGCAGAGGAGCGTGTCGCCCTGTGA
- a CDS encoding NAD(P)/FAD-dependent oxidoreductase produces MSTRTADAVHGTTAPVDVVIVGAGFTGLAAAWELASQGRKVRILEREDTIGGLAASFAIGEDKRIERFYHHWFSSDQEMIRLCESLGVSHLLEAHETRTGMYFANSVYRLSAPSDLLRFAPLPLHDRLRLGLLALRAQRVKHWRELESRTAEEWLVSLGGRRVYEVVWRPLLEGKFGKYADQVGATWMWTKLHLRGGSRTRSGKEILYYIKGGSGALLDALQHRLLSLGVDIRTDTAAESVHIDGAGVSGATAGGVFHPARHVLITTAPQPAAALLDHEGADHPAVPELKRSWSTVDYLGNVCLVLENNRRLSDTYWLNVNDPGFPYVGVIEHTNLDRPERYDGKHVVYLSKYLLTDAELYRMSDEEVFEYSLPHIQRMFPAFDRGWVERFHVWRAAHAQPVITPHYTRTMPSVESRVRGLYLAGMAQVFPEDRGTNYAVRDGRRAGRLVADRLTSSVTGSNHA; encoded by the coding sequence GTGAGCACCCGAACGGCAGACGCCGTACACGGCACCACGGCACCTGTGGACGTCGTCATCGTCGGTGCCGGTTTCACCGGGCTGGCGGCGGCATGGGAACTCGCCTCCCAGGGGCGGAAGGTGCGGATCCTGGAACGCGAGGACACCATCGGCGGACTCGCAGCGAGCTTCGCCATCGGCGAGGACAAGCGGATCGAACGCTTCTACCACCACTGGTTCTCCTCCGACCAGGAGATGATCCGGCTGTGTGAGAGCCTGGGCGTCTCCCACCTCCTCGAAGCCCACGAGACCCGCACGGGCATGTACTTCGCCAACTCCGTCTACCGCCTCTCAGCCCCCTCGGACCTGCTCCGGTTCGCACCGCTGCCCCTGCACGACCGGTTACGCCTCGGGCTGCTGGCACTGCGCGCCCAGCGAGTGAAGCACTGGCGGGAGCTGGAGTCCCGCACGGCCGAGGAGTGGCTGGTGTCGCTGGGTGGCCGCCGCGTGTACGAGGTGGTGTGGCGCCCCCTGCTGGAGGGCAAGTTCGGCAAGTACGCGGATCAGGTCGGTGCCACGTGGATGTGGACCAAACTCCACCTGCGCGGCGGGAGCCGCACCCGTTCCGGCAAGGAGATCCTGTACTACATCAAGGGCGGCAGCGGAGCCCTGCTTGATGCGCTGCAGCACCGGCTGCTGTCCCTGGGGGTCGACATCCGCACGGACACGGCTGCGGAGAGCGTGCACATCGACGGCGCCGGGGTGAGCGGGGCGACGGCCGGCGGTGTGTTCCACCCGGCCCGCCACGTGCTGATCACCACAGCACCACAGCCGGCGGCCGCTCTGCTGGACCACGAGGGCGCGGACCATCCAGCCGTACCGGAGCTCAAGCGGAGCTGGTCGACCGTCGACTACCTGGGGAACGTGTGCCTGGTACTGGAGAACAACCGGCGGCTGTCGGACACCTACTGGCTCAACGTCAATGACCCCGGCTTCCCCTACGTCGGCGTCATCGAGCACACCAACCTCGACCGTCCGGAACGCTATGACGGCAAGCACGTCGTCTACCTCTCCAAGTACCTGCTGACGGACGCGGAGCTGTACCGCATGTCGGACGAGGAGGTCTTCGAGTACAGCCTGCCGCACATTCAGCGCATGTTCCCCGCCTTCGACCGCGGCTGGGTGGAGCGCTTCCACGTGTGGCGTGCCGCGCACGCGCAGCCGGTGATCACGCCGCACTACACGCGGACGATGCCCTCGGTCGAGTCCCGCGTCCGGGGCCTCTACCTGGCGGGCATGGCCCAGGTCTTTCCCGAGGACCGCGGCACCAACTACGCCGTGCGCGACGGCCGCCGGGCCGGGCGCCTGGTCGCCGACCGTCTCACCTCATCCGTCACCGGGAGCAACCATGCCTGA